Part of the Plasmodium malariae genome assembly, chromosome: 9 genome is shown below.
ttgtatttaAAGTACATATAAGATGGGTAGTACGatcaaaattaaattaataaatgacaataataaaaaaaaaaaaaaaaaattaaaccaAGCTAAGCCAAAATTGAAGTAGTAAGTGAATAAATCCCattgctatttttttcagCATATACTCGAAAAAAGAATggcttaaaatttttatatggaatgtatatatttataatcttactatgaaaaaaaaaaaaaaaattaattttatattaacatttttgttaaattgaAAATTGATTTCTACCTTTGTcaattcataaaaatgaagaaggtTCTTTGGGAAAATGGAGTGGTAATGCTTAGAAGATAAGAAAGAAAATGCTAGAAATTTTATGACGCAAACACGATAATGtgttgatatatatatacatacatatgtacacatataagtttgtttacttctttttttttttcccgcaatatttcccttttttataCGTTACATAATTGTGCTATAGTTTTCGTTTCTTATAAGGGATTCATTAAGAGACTGTTGTTATAATATGAGTTTATGCATACCGCTCTTGATATAGCTACTATGTTCGTATATATGGGTACATGCGTTTACATACttatgtacgtacatatatacgtatatatgtacatatacatgtgtgtatatgttcaTGCCTTATTGCTAACTACATTTCCTCGTTTTCTTTCGTATTTATATTCGGTTTCCATCCCCGTAAcataatccttttttttttttttttatttctttttgtacCCACTTTTGTAACACGTATTtacatttcattatatttaatacctCCTTGACACACCTTTTTGCGATCTTTTCAATTGTAGAAAATATCATTTGGTGTTCTTGGAATAATTtactttctttatttaaaaaggtaTATTATTCAGGAGTGGGGAATatatcaaatgaaaaaaaaagaaagagatATTAACACAAAcaaaattcaattttttgaaGATCATGAAAATGTGAAATACATTTTAGacgaggaaaaaaataagagatATAAAAGGGAATTCACTTACAAGAAGGAAGAgcaataaagaataaaagaacaaaaaaaggaaagaaaaaaaaaaaaaaaaaaaaaaaaaaaaaaaaaaaaaaaaaaaaaaaaaaaaaaaaaaacagttaTAATGTCAATCATAATAACGtaatttcttcctttttatttctagCAAGGAACAGGAACTTCCTCAAgtgttttctattttttttttttttttttttttttttgaatacaAGAATGGTCtctatgtttttattttaattttttattttatttctctaCGACCTATGTAACAAGAAATaggcatatttttaattctctAAAGCTgaacaatttttttgaattttcaaataaagaCTATTTTTATAACCAACACATATGTAATGCTTTATCATGTAAAGTGCCGGTatctttcaattttttcgcgtattattttttatttttactttttttttgttttggtCAACTTTTTTGTGCCTTTCTCATGCAATCACAGCAATAGCAATATCGACTTCATTTGCTGACACAAAaaggtaaatatatacatatatacacacagatatatgtgtatatatctgtgtatattcatatgtgCATAGTTCTTATTCTCCTAAAGGGGGAAAATATCAACCCTCCaggttatatatatatgtatatattttatgaatgaTGATTTTGttgctttaatttttttttttttttattataagaaGACGACTTCTTTTTAAAGATTACTATTAGGAAAATTAATTTCAActtgtaaatattaaaataccAACTCAAGGTTTGCTTACAAATAGAATGGTTTCATTTTGTTATGCCCCCTATGACTTTTACATGATCACATGTGTTATGATTAAGCAAAAGGAGAATTCTCAaaagagggaaaaaaaaaaaaaaaaaaaaaaaaaaattagaaaaaacagaaaaaaaaaaatttttttaccaaaaattagaaataattattacaaaagTCAACAGGTAAAAAGGCAACAGAATAAGTGTTCACCATACTTTTGCCATtcgtttatatatgtacttgaTTGACTGTTTAATTATGTACACTTTTGTGCACGtgattatatgtacatatgtgtaatATATCACTTTTAATCTTTTTGTACTGTTTTGCATTGTTTTATATTGCTTTGTTTTGCTAtgttttgtattattttgtattgttatttttagtTTTGTTTCCCTTTATTTTGATTTGCCTTATTTTGATTTGCATTGTTTTGATTTGCCTTATTTTgatttgctttattttgatttGCATTGTTTTGATTTGCATTGTTTTGATTTGCATTGTTTTGATTTGCATTGTTTTGATTTGCATTGTTTTGATTTgcattgtttttatttactttgttttgatttgatttcattttttttttttttccttgatCAATTTTCGTCATTCTCATCTAGCACTTAAGCATTATATGCACGTAACAGAAATTAGCAAAGTTAATCATTAGCATTTATTCCTTCCGTGCTTTTCCGTTCGTCCACTGgttattacaatttttatagaataaaatgtaaacatatatatttgtatgtatttaaatatacgttcatacatacgtatgtatatatgtatatgtgtatgtatgcatttatgtatatacatatacatttacaaatttaaatACACACACATTGCACATTAGCAGTAAGCGCAAATTAAGAAGAGTTCAGTATCGGAAGGACGAAAAAGTgcacaaataaacaaacgaaataacaaaaaataacgATCGTTTTgtcatatttttacaaattaagATTAAGAGGAGTACATTTATtcgaagaaaaaattttatgaatacaGCGTGTTACATATAGCTGGTTCGTTATTACTGGTTCGTTATTACTTGTTCGTTATTACTTGTTCGTTATTACTTGTTCGTTATTACTTGTTTGTTGTTTCTTGTTCTTAGTTTCTTGTTCGTAGTGTTTTGTTCTTAGTTTCTTGTTCGTAGTGCCTTGTTGATAgttttttgttccttttttttttttttttcccttccgGTTTGCTCGATTTTGGCATGGAGTTCAAACGTTCAGCTTAATAGTAGcgtaaaaatgaacaaaaatatgcatacacttgaataaatatgcataagtATGAGTAAATATGcttaaatatacacataggtacatgtatttacataaatgaatatatatatttacgtaatTCCTTCCAACCATCGAACAACCATTTCGTATgttctgtatatatatatccgctttttttttttttaaaataaaaaatactactactaataataacaataataataaaacaataataatataataataataaaataataataatataataataatatagtgatataataataatataataataatataatagtataataataatataataacaatatagtagtataa
Proteins encoded:
- the PmUG01_09019500 gene encoding conserved Plasmodium protein, unknown function; protein product: MKKVLWENGVKISFGVLGIIYFLYLKRYIIQEWGIYQMKKKERDINTNKIQFFEDHENVKYILDEEKNKRYKREFTYKKEEQ